The Synechococcales cyanobacterium CNB genome includes a window with the following:
- a CDS encoding type II/IV secretion system protein produces MANRRADDLLNELAAETPRHAPVERADDAAMTDLYTPESDPTLDESRGLGDLLIARGVVKRERLTSAEQVIRQSPGRRLADVLIEQGVDEAEVQRGIAELAGVPFERIDLNRGLDGGFDGRLLQRLGGEFCKQHLVVPLRTEGTRVVIGATRPDDVFLLDEIRSRLGAHAVKLVIVTAFEVRAALEIIGQSDQPEPDLSAILEDVDEADVEVDAAKQTNEVDLEQQAGESPVIRYVNYIIQTAVKEGASDIHVEPSEKKLKVRFRIDGVLFEMMNPPVSMAAAITSRLKIMANLDISERRLPQDGRIRCTVQGRKLDLRMSTIPTPAGEKTVMRLLDTRSINVQLEDLGFAENTLELWKRQVNAPHGIVLVTGPTGSGKTTTLYSSLRQLDKNKLNISTVEDPIEYHLDGITQTQTHDRIGMSFARALRALLRQDPDVIMVGEIRDQETAHVAVQAALTGHLVLSTLHTNDAPSSITRLVNIGIEPFLVGAAVNAVLAQRLVRRLCTACKTQEAPDGELAEYLAMMGMRTETVWTAPGCDRCRSTGYSGRVGVYELLVVDDQLRDVIARNPNVSEFRRMCLERGMVSLRDDGMAKVAKGLTTVQEVLRVTESAV; encoded by the coding sequence ATGGCGAATCGCCGCGCGGACGACCTGCTGAACGAACTCGCCGCGGAGACACCGCGGCACGCGCCGGTGGAGCGTGCCGACGACGCGGCGATGACGGACCTCTACACCCCGGAGAGCGATCCCACGCTCGACGAGTCGCGCGGTCTGGGCGACCTGCTGATCGCGCGCGGCGTGGTGAAGCGTGAGCGCCTGACCTCGGCCGAGCAGGTGATCCGGCAGTCGCCGGGGCGTCGGCTCGCGGACGTGCTGATCGAACAGGGCGTCGACGAGGCGGAAGTGCAGCGGGGGATCGCGGAACTTGCGGGGGTGCCGTTCGAGCGGATCGACCTGAACCGCGGCCTGGACGGCGGGTTCGACGGGCGGCTCCTGCAGCGGCTCGGGGGGGAGTTCTGCAAGCAGCACCTCGTGGTGCCGCTGCGGACGGAAGGGACCCGCGTCGTGATCGGCGCGACGCGGCCCGACGACGTCTTCCTGCTCGACGAGATCCGCTCGCGGCTGGGCGCGCACGCGGTGAAACTGGTGATCGTGACGGCGTTCGAGGTGCGGGCCGCCCTGGAGATCATCGGGCAATCCGACCAGCCCGAGCCGGACCTGTCGGCGATCCTGGAGGACGTGGACGAGGCGGACGTCGAGGTGGACGCCGCCAAGCAGACCAACGAGGTCGATCTCGAGCAGCAGGCGGGCGAAAGCCCTGTGATCCGCTACGTGAACTACATCATCCAGACGGCGGTCAAGGAAGGCGCGAGCGACATCCACGTCGAGCCGTCGGAGAAGAAGCTGAAGGTGCGGTTCCGCATCGACGGGGTGCTGTTCGAGATGATGAACCCGCCGGTGTCGATGGCGGCGGCGATCACGAGCCGCCTGAAGATCATGGCGAACCTGGATATCTCCGAGCGCCGGCTGCCTCAGGACGGGCGCATCCGGTGCACGGTGCAGGGGCGGAAACTCGACCTGCGCATGTCCACCATCCCAACGCCCGCGGGCGAGAAGACGGTGATGCGCCTGCTGGACACGCGATCGATCAACGTGCAGCTGGAAGACCTCGGCTTCGCCGAGAACACGCTGGAACTGTGGAAGCGGCAGGTCAACGCCCCCCACGGCATCGTGCTCGTCACCGGTCCGACGGGGTCGGGCAAGACGACGACGCTCTACTCCTCGCTGCGGCAACTGGACAAGAACAAGCTCAACATCTCCACCGTCGAAGACCCCATCGAGTACCACCTCGACGGCATCACGCAGACGCAGACGCACGACCGGATCGGGATGTCGTTCGCGCGCGCCCTGCGGGCCCTGCTGCGACAGGATCCGGACGTGATCATGGTGGGCGAGATCCGCGACCAGGAGACGGCGCACGTGGCGGTGCAGGCCGCGCTGACCGGACACCTCGTGCTCTCGACCCTGCACACGAACGACGCGCCAAGCTCGATCACGCGACTCGTGAACATCGGGATCGAGCCGTTCCTGGTGGGCGCGGCGGTGAACGCCGTGCTGGCGCAGCGGCTGGTGCGGCGCCTGTGCACGGCGTGCAAGACCCAGGAGGCGCCCGACGGCGAGTTGGCCGAGTACCTCGCCATGATGGGGATGCGCACGGAGACCGTCTGGACCGCGCCCGGCTGCGACCGGTGCCGGAGCACGGGATACTCGGGCCGCGTGGGCGTCTACGAACTGCTCGTCGTGGACGACCAGTTGCGCGACGTGATCGCACGGAACCCGAACGTCTCGGAGTTCCGGCGCATGTGCCTCGAACGAGGCATGGTTTCGCTGCGGGACGACGGCATGGCGAAGGTGGCCAAGGGGCTGACGACCGTGCAGGAGGTTCTGCGGGTCACCGAGTCGGCGGTCTGA
- a CDS encoding PilN domain-containing protein: MDDFKRPDAGSQGFLPTDYVERKTESRFYALTLALFFTVMLAVVGAFLVTNQRWSSVRSDQRAINAQYEQAALKLEQLKSLEAQRTQMLDKARITTALLEPVPRSVLLAEMVTALPRGVTLLEVKLQSKRIRVAAAAAPDPKAKPAASRSLSKPGVAAPTKPTEPPKVEPPRFEYSLTIVGVASDNNQVADYLRLLQQSPLLTSVELLYIAQTTLDTLDLRRFEIVARLRDDADPRQVGNAREVELEALSAPVRVPHASATASSPGGE; the protein is encoded by the coding sequence ATGGACGACTTCAAGCGACCCGATGCCGGATCCCAGGGCTTTCTGCCGACGGACTACGTGGAGCGAAAGACGGAGAGCCGGTTCTATGCGCTGACGCTGGCGTTGTTCTTCACGGTGATGCTGGCGGTGGTGGGCGCGTTCCTGGTGACGAACCAGCGCTGGTCGTCGGTGCGTTCGGACCAGCGTGCGATCAACGCGCAGTACGAGCAGGCGGCGTTGAAGCTGGAGCAGTTGAAGAGCCTCGAAGCGCAGCGGACGCAGATGCTGGACAAGGCGCGGATCACGACCGCGCTGCTGGAGCCGGTGCCGCGGTCGGTGCTGCTGGCGGAGATGGTGACGGCGTTGCCGCGTGGGGTGACGCTGCTCGAGGTGAAGCTGCAATCGAAGCGAATCCGCGTTGCCGCGGCGGCCGCGCCGGACCCGAAGGCGAAGCCTGCGGCGTCGCGTTCGCTGAGCAAGCCGGGCGTGGCCGCGCCGACGAAGCCGACGGAGCCGCCGAAGGTGGAGCCGCCGAGGTTCGAGTACTCGCTGACGATCGTGGGCGTGGCGTCGGACAACAACCAGGTGGCGGACTACCTCCGGCTGCTGCAGCAGTCGCCGCTGCTGACGAGCGTGGAGTTGCTGTACATCGCGCAGACGACGCTGGACACGCTGGACCTCCGGCGTTTCGAGATCGTGGCGCGCCTGCGGGACGACGCGGACCCGCGCCAGGTGGGCAACGCTCGCGAGGTGGAGCTGGAGGCCCTGAGCGCGCCGGTGCGCGTGCCGCACGCTTCGGCGACGGCGTCGTCGCCGGGAGGAGAGTGA